From Paraglaciecola sp. L1A13:
TATTCATTATTTTACGTTTAAAAATTGTCTTTCCAAGCCCGAATCGATGCAAATACGGCTTCAGGTGTCGGTAATATTTTGCCAGCGTAATGCTCGGCTTGGTGTTTTACTTCCGCGTTGTTAACACGTAAAAACGGATTTATCGCTTTTTGTTCGCTCATGGTCGAGGGCAGCGTAGGCTTCAAATCAACCCTTTGAGATTCGGCCCAACCTTTATAGTTCAATAGCGCCGCATTATTTGGCTCGACTGCTCGGGCAAACTTAACATTTGCCAAGGTGTACTCATGGGTACAATACACTTTTGTGTCATCAGGTAAGCTCATCAATCGATTGAGCGACTCATACATCTGACTCGGTGTACCTTCAAATAGTCTGCCACAGCCAGCAGAAAAAAGCGTATCGCCACAGAAAAGTCCGCATGAACCCACATACGCAATGTGGTCTAGCGTGTGCCCT
This genomic window contains:
- the gloB gene encoding hydroxyacylglutathione hydrolase translates to MSSLKIRPIKAFEDNYIWCLTNGETCVVVDPGDAKPVLKYCKRNNLMLTDILITHHHSDHTGGVNDLVDAFAGINVYGPQNPAIQSITRRVSDGDKIELGGLGLEFAIIEVPGHTLDHIAYVGSCGLFCGDTLFSAGCGRLFEGTPSQMYESLNRLMSLPDDTKVYCTHEYTLANVKFARAVEPNNAALLNYKGWAESQRVDLKPTLPSTMSEQKAINPFLRVNNAEVKHQAEHYAGKILPTPEAVFASIRAWKDNF